In Mastacembelus armatus chromosome 5, fMasArm1.2, whole genome shotgun sequence, a single genomic region encodes these proteins:
- the utp3 gene encoding something about silencing protein 10 isoform X1 — translation MARAKRGKQAQRPKKTEQYEEDDPEAYKDMPVPDKKSSQYVKDKIDEFHDEKIAKLLARGVQMESDSEEVDDEEEVMALDDSEEDEEEEEEEDMNEEDEEEGTDMGSDLEEKKDEGKHKIRSFGSRFDYVEQACNLCYFFLDLPNEMAWGTKKKMFYDSDYVANKGKSKEDLEAEEQEEEEEAKNIQKRLAANLSEEDYDLNFFQEFAVEKDEKKTAEKEERIVKDLQQMSQKEKMKLLKKESPELLELIQDFKAKLSELKDELQPLVQMVKDGKIPPGKGADYLKTKQQLYLNYCTNISFYLVLKAKRIPAHNHPVIERLLTYRNLINDLGVVDARLTPEFRMLLVGEESGKVTSKPAAGKKTRVSSKKEKDSREDMPEFEGDSDSDLDEEAALRFYRDVEERVKLKRKSNYPEAEELQVNENEEELDPDAKRGITYQMAKNKGLTPKRKKIDRNPRVKHREKFRRAKIRRKGQVREVRREESRYSGEMSGIRAGVKKSIKLK, via the exons ATGGCTCGAGCGAAGAG AGGTAAACAGGCACAGAGGCCAAAGAAGACAGAGCAGTATGAAGAAGATGACCCTGAAGCCTATAAGGACATGCCTGTCCCTGATAAG AAATCATCACAGTACGTAAAGGACAAAATTGATGAGTTTCATGATGAGAAGATTGCA AAACTTCTTGCCCGTGGTGTTCAAATGGAGAGCGATTCTGAGGAAGTGGATGATGAG GAGGAAGTGATGGCCCTGGATGAttcagaggaggatgaggaggaggaggaggaagaagacatGAAcgaagaggatgaggaagaggggACAGATATGGGGAGTGAtctggaggagaaaaaagatgaaGGTAAACATAAAATTAGAAGTTTTGGCTCACGGTTTGATTATGTGGAACAAGCCTgtaatttgtgttattttttcttAGACCTTCCTAATGAAATGGCATGGGGCACCAAGAAGAAGATGTTCTATGATTCTGATTATGTGGCCAACA AAGGGAAATCGAAAGAAGATTTAGAAGCAGAGgaacaagaggaagaagaagaggctaAAAATATCCAAAAACGTTTAGCGGCAAATCTGAGCGAGGAGGATTATGATTTAAACTTTTTTcag GAATTTGCTGTTGAGAAGGATGAAAAAAAGACggcagaaaaagaggagaggattGTGAAAGACCTGCAGCAGATGTCTcagaaggaaaaaatgaaacttTTAAAGAAGGAATCACCAGAGCTACTTGAACTCATTCAGGACTTCAAGGCAAAG ctttCTGAACTCAAGGATGAGCTTCAGCCCCTCGTACAGATGGTGAAGGATGGAAAGATCCCACCAGGAAAA GGTGCTGACTACCTTAAGACAAAACAGCAACTTTATCTAAA TTATTGCACAAATATCAGTTTCTACTTGGTGTTGAAAGCAAAACGAATCCCTGCTCATAACCATCCTGTGATTGAAAGATTGCTCACCTACAGAAAT CTCATCAATGATCTAGGGGTAGTGGATGCTCGGCTTACACCAGAGTTTCGCATGCTACTAGTTGGCGAGGAGAGTGGTAAGGTCACCAGCAAGCCTGCAGCGGGGAAGAAGACCAGAGTCTCCAGTAAGAAGGAAAAG GATTCCAGAGAAGATATGCCTGAGTTTGAGGGGGACTCAGACTCCGACCTGGATGAGGAGGCGGCTTTGCGCTTCTACAGAGATGTGGAAGAGCGGGTGAAACTGAAGAGAAAGAGCAATTACCCAGAAGCTGAAGA GTTGCAGGTGAATGAAAATGAGGAAGAGCTAGATCCAGATGCTAAGAGAGGAATCACTTACCAG ATGGCCAAGAACAAGGGGCTGACaccaaagaggaagaaaattgATCGCAATCCAAGAgtcaaacacagagagaagttcAGACGGGCCAAAATCCGCAGAAAGGGCCAG GTCCGTGAGGTGCGTCGGGAGGAGTCAAGATACAGCGGGGAGATGTCTGGTATTCGTGCTGGTGTCAAGAAGAGTATTAAACTAAAGTAA
- the emp3a gene encoding epithelial membrane protein 3 — protein MVFLLVSLTVLHLVTLSTLLIATLEKSWWIWADTEITDLWYNCFRDNDTNTWLCATANESDWLQSVQALMALSVVFSSISFLVFMGQLFTMAKGGIFYFTGLSQAFAGFTDFAACLIFTFHRKEILSDSRDLSKGHFGYCFILAWLCVPLLLVSGVLYIHLRKKQ, from the exons ATGGTCTTTCTCCTTGTATCCCTAACTGTGCTACATCTGGTCACATTGTCCACGCTCCTCATCGCCACCCTGGAGAAG TCTTGGTGGATATGGGCGGATACAGAAATCACAGACCTTTGGTATAACTGTTTCCGTGataatgacacaaacacatggttGTGTGCTACTGCCAATGAAAGTG ATTGGCTGCAGTCTGTCCAGGCCCTGATGGCTCTGTCTGTGGTCTTCTCCTCAATCTCCTTCCTGGTTTTTATGGGCCAGCTGTTTACCATGGCCAAAGGGGGGATCTTCTACTTCACAGGGCTCTCTCAGGCCTTTGCAG gtTTCACAGATTTTGCAGCCTGCCTCATCTTCACTTTCCACAGGAAAGAAATCTTAAGTGACTCCAGAGATCTGAGCAAAGGACACTTTGGCTACTGTTTTATCCTGGCATGGCTTTGTGTCCCTCTCCTCCTGGTCAGCGGAGTCCTATACATCCACCTGCGCAAAAAGCAGTGA
- the ppcs gene encoding phosphopantothenate--cysteine ligase — protein sequence MAEPRISSIDGKLAEEFAVPSQVEEVKEKMSAFAMQHAARGRRVVLITSGGTKVPLESRTVRFLDNFSSGRRGASSAEYFIDSGYAVIFLHRHRSLYPYTRAFSTINVLDTLQFRSGEGASGNTGEVVVNQQVLPNIAKVLKRYQEVKDSRLLLPVEFSTLSEYLHLLKAAAQALSTIGSKAMFYLAAAVSDFYIPASEMPEHKIQSSNGPLQLSLNMVPKILSPLVKDWASKAFVISFKLETDATILIDKARQALDTYRHQVVVANVLDSRRGYVVVVTSETQAELVLTEEDVKNEVEIEERIVRNLTSAHNKFINQQAG from the exons ATGGCTGAACCCAGAATATCTTCCATTGATGGGAAGTTAGCTGAGGAATTTGCTGTTCCCTCTCAGGTTGAGGAGGTCAAAGAGAAGATGTCTGCTTTTGCCATGCAGCATGCAGCAAGAGGTCGCAGAGTGGTTCTCATCACATCAGGAGGCACTAAAGTACCCCTAGAGTCCCGCACTGTTCGTTTTCTTGATAACTTCAGTAGTGGCAGACGAGGAGCCTCCTCAGCAGAGTATTTTATAGACTCCGGCTACGCAGTCATCTTCCTACACAGGCATCGCTCCCTTTACCCCTACACTCGTGCGTTTTCAACCATAAACGTGCTGGATACCCTGCAGTTCAGAAGTGGAGAAGGGGCATCTGGTAACACTGGTGAAGTGGTGGTTAACCAGCAGGTGCTTCCGAACATTGCCAAAGTACTGAAGCGATACCAGGAAGTGAAAGACAGCAGACTTCTCCTGCCGGTTGAGTTTAGCACTCTCTCAGAGTATCTGCATTTGctcaaagcagcagcacaggcacTCAGCACAATAG GATCCAAGGCTATGTTTTACTtggctgcagctgtgtctgaTTTCTATATCCCAGCATCTGAGATGCCTGAACACAAAATCCAGTCTTCCAATGGACCTCTTCag ctCAGCTTGAATATGGTTCCCAAGATCCTGTCTCCATTGGTGAAGGACTGGGCATCAAAGGCATTTGTCATATCTTTTAAGCTCGAGACAGATGCAACCATCCTGATCGACAAAGCTCGACAGGCCCTTGACACCTACAGGCACCAGGTGGTGGTAGCCAATGTACTGGACTCCAGACGGGGttatgtggtggtggtgaccTCTGAGACTCAGGCCGAGCTTGTCCTCACAGAGGAGGATGTGAAGAATGAGGTGGAGATAGAGGAGAGAATAGTAAGGAACCTGACGTCAGCACACAACAAGTTTATAAATCAACAAGCAGGTTGA
- the fam83e gene encoding protein FAM83D, translating to MSKYQDQSLNEDVVFLPVNESSPKFLHCEKERQAVERLLSAGPEAFYSSISTEPSSCFLSSEEVSQITNWAQENRLTHVHVQKEENGVESSSDMEDVCSTYFPCQSDIPPPDLELGWPERNPWRQIGGIKVYTSPPAEGEPSVREVIRWHLQMASQVIGVVTDSLTDGAIIGDLHNAASRGVPVYIIFNQRTIQDSLTFGRLRHPNMRVRLLGGRTFCSRAGKTVVGEMKDRFLLLDSEIVIHGSYSLTWTDAHLHRQLITVISGPVVDSFDKEFRTLYAASFPVPDTWWVAGSHVNMRHHQTDFSDVPFQKQLSLEPEIPNPPSPPVDSNLDWEAMGVLPRDSCFPDSLLDQHEDIATKEMSLQNNMPIDKNTPAIDNFTSNGNQFLDARRVCENTSSVTDHVLYKSATFNNTQPSPTNPVTQESTTRVEHLLEKAFSRQTSTVKNTTLDGDKATESMHHKVSLSSAGRKEHLKREPILKEESSTSPKVEITPSRKPIILRVLQSESLSNIMERLQTKPSTSGLLESGLNAAVPEVSQSMMELNIKKTDTNYDERGIPVPMFMSFDSTHVTPASALMKRRNSGSKSSFLRTPKNFMVGERPRSSSYTLSLDWRKSLTHREEAQE from the exons ATGTCGAAATACCAAGATCAGAGCCTCAATGAGGATGTAGTTTTCCTGCCTGTGAATGAGTCTTCTCCCAAGTTCCTCCACTGTGAGAAGGAGCGCCAAGCAGTAGAAAGACTCCTAAGTGCAGGACCAGAAGCCTTCTACAGCTCTATCAGCACAGAGCCCTCCAGCTGCTTCTTATCTTCTGAAGAGGTCAGCCAGATAACCAACTGGGCTCAGGAAAATCGTTTAACCCACGTACATGTGCAGAAGGAGGAGAATGGAGTGGAAAGTAGCTCAGACATGGAGGACGTCTGTTCTACTTACTTCCCTTGCCAATCAGATATACCACCACCAGACCTGGAGCTGGGTTGGCCAGAAAGAAACCCCTGGAGACAAATAGGAGGCATTAAAGTCTATACCAGTCCTCCTGCTGAGGGAGAACCTTCTGTAAGAGAGGTCATCAGATGGCACCTACAAATGGCCAGCCAa GTAATTGGTGTTGTGACAGACAGCTTGACGGATGGTGCAATAATTGGCGATTTACACAATGCTGCCTCCCGGGGTGTCCCTGTCtacatcatttttaatcaaaggACCATCCAGGACAGTTTAACATTCGGCAGACTCAGACATCCG AACATGCGGGTCCGTCTCCTTGGAGGGAGAACTTTCTGTTCGAGGGCGGGAAAAACGGTGGTTGGTGAAATGAAAGACAGGTTCCTTTTGCTGGATTCAGAGATTGTGATTCATGGTAGCTACAG CCTCACATGGACAGATGCTCACCTGCACCGTCAGCTGATCACTGTCATAAGTGGTCCAGTTGTTGACTCATTTGATAAGGAGTTCAGGACCCTTTATGCTGCTTCGTTCCCAGTCCCAGACACATGGTGGGTTGCAGGTTCCCATGTAAACATGAGACATCACCAAACAGACTTCTCAGATGTCCCGTTCCAAAAACAACTCTCTTTGGAACCTGAAATTCCCAACCCTCCATCCCCTCCTGTTGATTCCAACCTGGACTGGGAAGCAATGGGTGTTCTCCCAAGAGACTCCTGTTTTCCAGACAGTCTCCTTGATCAGCATGAGGACATTGCCACCAAGGAAATGTCACTGCAGAACAACATGCCAATTGATAAAAATACACCTGCCATCGACAATTTTACTAGCAATGGAAACCAATTTTTGGATGCAAGAAG GGTATGTGAAAACACCTCTTCAGTGACAGACCATGTACTATATAAATCAGCAACTTTCAA CAACACACAGCCCTCGCCAACCAACCCAGTAACTCAAGAATCAACCACGAG ggTAGAACATCTATTAGAGAAAGCTTTTTCCAGGCAAACATCCACAGTGAAGAACACCACTTTAGATGGTGATAAAGCAACAGAGTCAATGCACCATAAGGTTTCACTTTCCTCTGCTGGGAGAAAAGAGCACTTAAAAAGGGAGCCCATTTTGAAGGAGGAGAGCAGCACTAGCCCTAAAGTGGAGATCACACCTTCTAGA AAACCTATAATCCTGAGGGTGTTGCAGTCTGAGAGCCTCAGTAACATTATGGAGAGGCTTCAGACTAAGCCAAGCACTTCAGGATTGTTGGAGAGCGGGTTGAATGCTGCTGTGCCAGAAGTGAGCCAGTCCATGATGGAGCTGAATATAAAGAAAACAGATACAAACTATGATGAGAGAGGAATCCCAGTGCCAATGTTTATG TCATTTGACTCAACTCACGTGACACCTGCTTCTGCCCTGATGAAGAGGAGAAACAGTGGTTCGAAATCCTCATTTCTCAGAACTCCAAAGAACTTTATGGTCGGAGAGAGGCCTCGCAGCTCCAGTTATACTCTCAGTTTGGACTGGAGGAAGTCACTGACACACAGGGAAGAAGCGCAGGAATGA
- the utp3 gene encoding something about silencing protein 10 isoform X2: protein MARAKRGKQAQRPKKTEQYEEDDPEAYKDMPVPDKKSSQYVKDKIDEFHDEKIAKLLARGVQMESDSEEVDDEEEVMALDDSEEDEEEEEEEDMNEEDEEEGTDMGSDLEEKKDEDLPNEMAWGTKKKMFYDSDYVANKGKSKEDLEAEEQEEEEEAKNIQKRLAANLSEEDYDLNFFQEFAVEKDEKKTAEKEERIVKDLQQMSQKEKMKLLKKESPELLELIQDFKAKLSELKDELQPLVQMVKDGKIPPGKGADYLKTKQQLYLNYCTNISFYLVLKAKRIPAHNHPVIERLLTYRNLINDLGVVDARLTPEFRMLLVGEESGKVTSKPAAGKKTRVSSKKEKDSREDMPEFEGDSDSDLDEEAALRFYRDVEERVKLKRKSNYPEAEELQVNENEEELDPDAKRGITYQMAKNKGLTPKRKKIDRNPRVKHREKFRRAKIRRKGQVREVRREESRYSGEMSGIRAGVKKSIKLK, encoded by the exons ATGGCTCGAGCGAAGAG AGGTAAACAGGCACAGAGGCCAAAGAAGACAGAGCAGTATGAAGAAGATGACCCTGAAGCCTATAAGGACATGCCTGTCCCTGATAAG AAATCATCACAGTACGTAAAGGACAAAATTGATGAGTTTCATGATGAGAAGATTGCA AAACTTCTTGCCCGTGGTGTTCAAATGGAGAGCGATTCTGAGGAAGTGGATGATGAG GAGGAAGTGATGGCCCTGGATGAttcagaggaggatgaggaggaggaggaggaagaagacatGAAcgaagaggatgaggaagaggggACAGATATGGGGAGTGAtctggaggagaaaaaagatgaaG ACCTTCCTAATGAAATGGCATGGGGCACCAAGAAGAAGATGTTCTATGATTCTGATTATGTGGCCAACA AAGGGAAATCGAAAGAAGATTTAGAAGCAGAGgaacaagaggaagaagaagaggctaAAAATATCCAAAAACGTTTAGCGGCAAATCTGAGCGAGGAGGATTATGATTTAAACTTTTTTcag GAATTTGCTGTTGAGAAGGATGAAAAAAAGACggcagaaaaagaggagaggattGTGAAAGACCTGCAGCAGATGTCTcagaaggaaaaaatgaaacttTTAAAGAAGGAATCACCAGAGCTACTTGAACTCATTCAGGACTTCAAGGCAAAG ctttCTGAACTCAAGGATGAGCTTCAGCCCCTCGTACAGATGGTGAAGGATGGAAAGATCCCACCAGGAAAA GGTGCTGACTACCTTAAGACAAAACAGCAACTTTATCTAAA TTATTGCACAAATATCAGTTTCTACTTGGTGTTGAAAGCAAAACGAATCCCTGCTCATAACCATCCTGTGATTGAAAGATTGCTCACCTACAGAAAT CTCATCAATGATCTAGGGGTAGTGGATGCTCGGCTTACACCAGAGTTTCGCATGCTACTAGTTGGCGAGGAGAGTGGTAAGGTCACCAGCAAGCCTGCAGCGGGGAAGAAGACCAGAGTCTCCAGTAAGAAGGAAAAG GATTCCAGAGAAGATATGCCTGAGTTTGAGGGGGACTCAGACTCCGACCTGGATGAGGAGGCGGCTTTGCGCTTCTACAGAGATGTGGAAGAGCGGGTGAAACTGAAGAGAAAGAGCAATTACCCAGAAGCTGAAGA GTTGCAGGTGAATGAAAATGAGGAAGAGCTAGATCCAGATGCTAAGAGAGGAATCACTTACCAG ATGGCCAAGAACAAGGGGCTGACaccaaagaggaagaaaattgATCGCAATCCAAGAgtcaaacacagagagaagttcAGACGGGCCAAAATCCGCAGAAAGGGCCAG GTCCGTGAGGTGCGTCGGGAGGAGTCAAGATACAGCGGGGAGATGTCTGGTATTCGTGCTGGTGTCAAGAAGAGTATTAAACTAAAGTAA